Proteins found in one Neurospora crassa OR74A linkage group II, whole genome shotgun sequence genomic segment:
- a CDS encoding starch binding domain-containing protein — translation MKFSIISVALASAITVDAHGYLTIPFSRTRLGAEAGLDTCPECSILEPVTAWPNVTEAKVGRSGPCGYNARVSIDYNQPATNWGNSPVVTYTAGDTVDVQWCVDHNGDHGGMFSYRICQDQELVNKFLTPGYLPTEAEKQAAEDCFEKGTLPCTDVNGQSCDFSPDCQQGQACWRNDWFTCNAFQADSRRGCQGVDNAALGSCFTTIAGGYTVTKKIKIPNYISGHTLLSFRWNSFQTAQVYLSCADIAIVGDSASTTKVSATATTLVTSSKTASASCTPAATVAVTFNHLASTSYGESIKIVGSISQLGSWSASSGVALSASQYTTSNPLWTATVSLPAGTKFEYKFVKVSSEGSAVTWESDPNRSYTVPQSCAESVAVESSWK, via the exons ATGAAGTTCTCCATCATCTCGGTTGCCCTTGCATCGGCCATAACGGTCGACGCCCATGGATATTTGACCATTCCATTCAGTCGTACAAGACTTGGCGCAGAG GCCGGCTTGGACACTTGTCCCGAGTGCTCCATTCTGGAGCCCGTGACGGCATGGCCCAACGTTACGGAAGCCAAGGTCGGCAGAAGCGGTCCTTGCGGCTACAATGCCCGCGTCAGCATCGACTACAACCAGCCTGCGACTAACTGGGGTAACTCTCCTGTCGTGACGTACACTGCCGGCGACACTGTCGATGTCCAGTGGTGCGTTGACCACAACGGCGACCACGGTGGCATGTTCTCCTACCGTATCTGCCAAGACCAAGAGCTGGTCAACAAATTCCTCACTCCTGGATATCTCCCGACCGAGGCGGAGAAGCAGGCTGCTGAGGATTGCTTCGAGAAGGGCACCCTTCCCTGCACAGATGTGAATGGCCAATCTTGCGACTTCAGCCCTGACTGCCAGCAAGGCCAGGCATGCTGGAGGAACGACTGGTTCA CCTGCAACGCCTTTCAAGCTGACAGCCGCCGTGGCTGCCAGGGCGTCGACAACGCTGCTCTCGGATCTTGCTTCACCACCATCGCTGGCGGCTACACCGTCaccaagaagatcaagatACCCAACTACATCTCCGGCCACACCTTGCTCTCCTTCCGGTGGAACTCCTTCCAAACTGCTCAGGTCTACCTCTCGTGCGCCGACATCGCCATTGTCGGCGACagcgcctccaccaccaaagtCTCTGCCACCGCCACGACTCTTGTCACCAGCAGCAAGACTGCCAGCGCCTCTTGCacccccgccgccaccgtcgCTGTGACTTTCAACCACCTCGCCAGCACCAGCTACGGCGAGTCCATCAAGATCGTTGGTTCGATCTCGCAGCTCGGCAGCTGGAGCGCCTCGTCCGGCGTTGCCTTGTCTGCGTCGCAGTACACCACCAGCAACCCGCTTTGGACTGCCACGGTCAGTCTCCCGGCGGGCACCAAGTTCGAGTACAAGTTCGTCAAGGTGTCTAGCGAAGGCAGTGCCGTGACATGGGAGAGCGATCCCAATAGGTCGTATACTGTTCCTCAGAGCTGCGCTGAGTCGGTAGCTGTTGAGTCGTCGTGGAAGTAG
- a CDS encoding monooxygenase: protein MVLKSFTSPEWRLDKPIHTERSVKVICIGAGASGLQLAYKLQKHISGFSLTVYEKNPEVSGTWYENRYPGCACDVASHNYTWSFEPKTDWSGLYGTSQEIYTYFNDFADKYALRQYIKTQHQVVGAKWTGSGWNVSVKDLVTDQTLNDTCDILVNAGGILNNWKWPDIPGLDKYKGTLLHTARWDESVDLKGKTVGLIGNGSSGIQLLPAIQPLAEKITVFMCGPAWVSPWPGLEGRPYTDEEKRRFAEEPGHLLAYRRSVERGNNSILPVFFKGTDANNKARDVMLKMMKEKLAGHKELEEGLIPTTFALGCRRFTPGTGYLEALVQPNVQVVFSGVTELTEQGCKCENGSEHPVPDVLICATGFDASYRPRFPIVAGTKNLQDVWAAQDPESYLGLAAADFPNYLTILGPNSPIGTGPLLIGVEAQADYIVKMIDHWQTHNIRSFAPDAAAVRDFVAYKDQFMGKTVWADPCRSWYKSGSSRDKITALWPGSTLHYLEAIRQVRFEDWKFEYEGGGNRFTYLGNGQSQTETNPDADLAYYVREEDDDLPLARNKMTRIINKTGTVVVAEGTGEGRFFSGL from the exons ATGGTTCTCAAATCCTTCACTTCGCCTGAATGGCGGTTAGACAAGCCCATCCATACAGAGCGTTCTGTGAAGGTCATCTGTATCGGTGCCGGAGCTTCAGGCCTGCAGCTAGCGTACAAGCTTCAAAAGCATATCAGCGGCTTCAGCTTGACAGTGTATGAGAAGAACCCCGAGGTATCAGGAACGTGGTACGAGAATAGATATCCTGG CTGTGCTTGTGATGTCGCCTCGCACAACTACACGTGGTCGTTTGAGCCCAAGACGGACTGGTCAGGCTTGTACGGTACTAGCCAAGAAATATACACCTACTTCAACGATTTCGCCGACAAGTATGCCCTTCGTCAGTACATCAAGACACAACACCAGGTGGTAGGCGCCAAGTGGACTGGATCCGGCTGGAACGTTTCCGTCAAGGACCTCGTGACGGATCAAACCCTGAATGACACGTGCGACATTCTCGTCAATGCTGGAGGAATCCTCAACAACTGGAAGTGGCCCGACATTCCAGGACTGGACAAGTACAAGGGCACCCTTCTCCACACGGCCCGCTGGGACGAGTCGGTAGACCTCAAGGGAAAGACTGTCGGACTGATCGGCAACGGATCATCTGGTATCCAACTCCTTCCCGCCATTCAGCCGCTAGCGGAGAAGATCACGGTGTTTATGTGCGGGCCAGCCTGGGTCTCGCCGTGGCCTGGGCTCGAAGGTCGTCCGTACACAGATGAGGAAAAGCGACGGTTTGCCGAGGAGCCTGGTCACTTGCTTGCTTATCGCAGGAGCGTCGAGCGTGGTAACAACAGTATCCTTCCTGTCTTCTTCAAGGGCACGGATGCCAACAACAAGGCTCGCGACGTCATGCTCAAGATGATGAAAGAGAAACTAGCAGGGCACAAAGAACTGGAGGAGGGACTGATACCAACGACCTTTGCCCTCGGTTGCCGTCGATTTACTCCGGGCACTGGATACCTGGAGGCCCTTGTCCAGCCAAACGTCCAAGTTGTGTTTTCCGGAGTGACCGAGCTCACCGAACAAGGGTGTAAGTGTGAGAATGGCAGCGAGCACCCGGTCCCTGACGTGCTTATCTGCGCTACTGGGTTTGATGCCTCGTACCGACCACGGTTCCCCATTGTGGCCGGCACCAAGAACCTGCAAGACGTCTGGGCGGCACAGGACCCCGAATCCTATCTGGGCCTCGCTGCCGCTGACTTCCCCAACTACCTCACGATCCTGGGCCCCAACAGCCCGATCGGGACGGGCCCGCTGCTGATTGGCGTCGAGGCGCAGGCCGACTACATCGTCAAGATGATTGACCACTGGCAGACGCACAACATCCGGTCCTTTGCGCCCGACGCGGCGGCCGTCCGGGACTTTGTCGCGTACAAGGACCAGTTCATGGGCAAGACGGTGTGGGCGGATCCATGTAGGTCTTGGTACAAGTCCGGTTCGTCAAGAGATAAGATCACGGCCTTGTGGCCTGGGTCGACGCTGCATTACCTCGAGGCTATTAGGCAGGTCAGGTTCGAAGACTGGAAGTTTGAGTATGAGGGCGGCGGTAATCGATTTACGTATCTGGGGAATGGACAGAGCCAGACAGAGACGAACCCAGATGCGGATTTGGCGTATTATGTccgcgaggaggacgatgacctGCCGCTGGCGAGGAATAAGATGACGAGGATTATCAACAAGACTGGGACTGTCGTCGTGGCTGAGGGGACCGGTGAGGGCAGGTTTTTTTCCGGGCTCTGA